The Drosophila biarmipes strain raj3 chromosome 2L, RU_DBia_V1.1, whole genome shotgun sequence genome has a window encoding:
- the LOC108036769 gene encoding probable small nuclear ribonucleoprotein E: MSFKGNPKVQKVMVQPINLIFRYLQNRSRVQVWLYENISLRIEGHIVGFDEYMNLVLDDAEEVYVKTRQRRNLGRIMLKGDNITLIQNVSPTKD, translated from the coding sequence ATGTCGTTCAAAGGAAATCCCAAGGTGCAGAAGGTGATGGTGCAGCCCATCAACCTGATCTTCCGATACCTGCAGAACCGATCCCGCGTGCAAGTCTGGCTATACGAAAACATATCGCTGCGCATCGAGGGCCACATCGTGGGATTCGACGAGTACATGAATCTGGTGCTGGACGATGCCGAGGAGGTCTATGTGAAGACCCGTCAGCGCAGGAACCTCGGAAGGATCATGCTCAAGGGCGATAACATCACGCTCATACAGAACGTCAGTCCGACGAAGGACTAG
- the LOC108036767 gene encoding uncharacterized protein LOC108036767 isoform X2, translated as MSLPQLIEDLQRLSEDQDSADVVFVCGRDERIYAHRLMLMARCKSFKTAKRGEVCRIPGCTVSPAGASTPTTIRLPHVNPELFRQFILYVYTAKLVLQDSQVFQMMMMAQDMGVVELRTACEEHVVSTLSVDNACTFLTAVMDIHEKAGAKCAASFMERCIIFIGENANECVKTNAFLTLTKEAIIKIISSDYFCLEEEEVWRCVLSWAKYQAGVTQPTAHWTEEERARVCQHLSGVMGHVRLLLIDSQVFAEEVEPTGAVPMELSLERYRYAALHANKIVDNDKRFQPRLAVAVNMFPGSQILRNDNLSLQTVLNNWCGVPKQPWRLVFRASTHGFDSGAFHRHCDGVAPCMVICLGSHGEISGGYTDVAWAKTSRKGGYVQSERAFLFALNPANGEQPARFDILKKPYAICYHPDCGPIFGAGADLLISSNCNTNMDSYSNLPHSYDGANAAHLTLFGDYNFSINDYEVYTLASPCGSSTSGTSHSSSHNQNLSASGQAPGVPSKAKYDRY; from the exons ATGAGTCTGCCCCAGTTAATCGAAGATCTTCAGCGCCTTTCGGAGGATCAGGACAGTGCGGACGTGGTGTTTGTCTGCGGGAGAGATGAGCGCATCTACGCCCACAGATTAATGCTGATGGCGCG CTGCAAGAGTTTCAAGACTGCGAAGAGGGGCGAAGTGTGCCGAATTCCGGGGTGCACCGTTTCCCCCGCAGGAGCTTCCACTCCAACTACGATACGCCTGCCCCACGTAAACCCGGAACTGTTCAGACAGTTTATCTTGTACGTCTACACGGCCAAG TTGGTTCTGCAGGACTCGCAAGTATTCcaaatgatgatgatggcccAGGACATGGGTGTGGTTGAGCTGCGCACGGCCTGCGAGGAGCACGTTGTATCCACTTTGTCCGTTGATAATGCCTGCACATTTTTAACCGCCGTAATGGACATACACGAGAAAGCAG GTGCAAAATGTGCTGCCTCATTCATGGAACGCTGCATTATCTTTATAGGCGAAAATGCTAACGAGTGTGTCAAGACTAATGCTTTCCTCACTTTAACCAAGGAGGCCATTATAAAGATCATTTCATCCGACTAC TTTTGcttggaggaggaggaagtgTGGCGCTGCGTTTTGTCCTGGGCCAAGTACCAGGCCGGAGTAACCCAACCAACTGCCCATTGGACTGAGGAGGAGCGTGCTCGGGTCTGCCAGCATTTAAGTGGTGTAATGGGTCACGTACGTCTGCTTCTCATCGATAGCCAAGTTTTTGCGGAGGAAGTGGAACCCACAGGAGCTGTGCCCATGGAACTATCTTTAGAACGCTATCGCTATGCCGCTTTGCATGCCAATAAAATTGTGGATAATGATAAAAGATTTCAGCCCCGCTTAGCTGTAGCAGTCAACATGTTTCCTGGATCCCAAATTCTGAGGAATGACAATCTATCACTACAGACAGTACTGAATAATTGGTGTGGCGTACCCAAGCAACCCTGGAGATTGGTTTTCCGAGCATCAACTCACGGATTTGATTCTGGTGCCTTTCATCGTCATTGTGACGGAGTGGCCCCCTGCATGGTTATTTGCTTGGGATCGCATGGAGAGATCAGTGGTGGCTATACAGACGTGGCCTGGGCTAAAACGAGTCGAAAAGGTGGTTATGTCCAATCCGAGCGGGCGTTTCTTTTTGCTCTAAATCCTGCGAATGGCGAACAGCCGGCTAGGTTcgacattttaaaaaaaccGTATGCTATCTGCTATCACCCTGA TTGCGGTCCCATTTTTGGAGCTGGAGCGGACCTCCTTATTTCCAGCAACTGTAATACCAACATGGACTCGTATTCAAACCTTCCGCATTCCTACGACGGAGCCAACGCTGCCCACTTGACGCTCTTTGGAGACTACAACTTTTCAATCAACGACTATGAGGTTTACACCCTAGCGTCGCCTTGTGGAAGTAGCACCAGTGGAACAAGTCACAGCAGTAGTCACAACCAGAACTTATCAGCAAGTGGCCAAGCTCCTGGGGTGCCATCAAAAGCAAAATACGATAGATACTGA
- the LOC108036768 gene encoding mitochondrial import inner membrane translocase subunit Tim13 — protein sequence MAMANVDKGELMDQVKQQIAVANAQELLTQMTQKCFKKCVNKPGTSLDSSEQKCISMCMDRFMDSWNLISRTYGQRLQREQSNF from the exons ATGGCCATGGCGAATGTGGATAAGGGCGAGCTTATGGATCAGGTGAAGCAACAGATTGCTGTGGCCAATGCCCAAGAACTGCTCACGCAAATGACGCAAAAGTGCTTCAAAAAGTGTGTCAATAAACCGGGAACCTCTCTCGACTCCTCAGAACAG AAATGCATTTCCATGTGCATGGACCGGTTTATGGACTCGTGGAACCTCATCTCTAGGACGTACGGTCAAAGATTACAACGCGAGCAATCCAATTTCTAG
- the LOC108036767 gene encoding uncharacterized protein LOC108036767 isoform X1, translated as MSLPQLIEDLQRLSEDQDSADVVFVCGRDERIYAHRLMLMARCKSFKTAKRGEVCRIPGCTVSPAGASTPTTIRLPHVNPELFRQFILYVYTAKLVLQDSQVFQMMMMAQDMGVVELRTACEEHVVSTLSVDNACTFLTAVMDIHEKADSLLFPGAKCAASFMERCIIFIGENANECVKTNAFLTLTKEAIIKIISSDYFCLEEEEVWRCVLSWAKYQAGVTQPTAHWTEEERARVCQHLSGVMGHVRLLLIDSQVFAEEVEPTGAVPMELSLERYRYAALHANKIVDNDKRFQPRLAVAVNMFPGSQILRNDNLSLQTVLNNWCGVPKQPWRLVFRASTHGFDSGAFHRHCDGVAPCMVICLGSHGEISGGYTDVAWAKTSRKGGYVQSERAFLFALNPANGEQPARFDILKKPYAICYHPDCGPIFGAGADLLISSNCNTNMDSYSNLPHSYDGANAAHLTLFGDYNFSINDYEVYTLASPCGSSTSGTSHSSSHNQNLSASGQAPGVPSKAKYDRY; from the exons ATGAGTCTGCCCCAGTTAATCGAAGATCTTCAGCGCCTTTCGGAGGATCAGGACAGTGCGGACGTGGTGTTTGTCTGCGGGAGAGATGAGCGCATCTACGCCCACAGATTAATGCTGATGGCGCG CTGCAAGAGTTTCAAGACTGCGAAGAGGGGCGAAGTGTGCCGAATTCCGGGGTGCACCGTTTCCCCCGCAGGAGCTTCCACTCCAACTACGATACGCCTGCCCCACGTAAACCCGGAACTGTTCAGACAGTTTATCTTGTACGTCTACACGGCCAAG TTGGTTCTGCAGGACTCGCAAGTATTCcaaatgatgatgatggcccAGGACATGGGTGTGGTTGAGCTGCGCACGGCCTGCGAGGAGCACGTTGTATCCACTTTGTCCGTTGATAATGCCTGCACATTTTTAACCGCCGTAATGGACATACACGAGAAAGCAG ACTCCCTTTTATTTCCAGGTGCAAAATGTGCTGCCTCATTCATGGAACGCTGCATTATCTTTATAGGCGAAAATGCTAACGAGTGTGTCAAGACTAATGCTTTCCTCACTTTAACCAAGGAGGCCATTATAAAGATCATTTCATCCGACTAC TTTTGcttggaggaggaggaagtgTGGCGCTGCGTTTTGTCCTGGGCCAAGTACCAGGCCGGAGTAACCCAACCAACTGCCCATTGGACTGAGGAGGAGCGTGCTCGGGTCTGCCAGCATTTAAGTGGTGTAATGGGTCACGTACGTCTGCTTCTCATCGATAGCCAAGTTTTTGCGGAGGAAGTGGAACCCACAGGAGCTGTGCCCATGGAACTATCTTTAGAACGCTATCGCTATGCCGCTTTGCATGCCAATAAAATTGTGGATAATGATAAAAGATTTCAGCCCCGCTTAGCTGTAGCAGTCAACATGTTTCCTGGATCCCAAATTCTGAGGAATGACAATCTATCACTACAGACAGTACTGAATAATTGGTGTGGCGTACCCAAGCAACCCTGGAGATTGGTTTTCCGAGCATCAACTCACGGATTTGATTCTGGTGCCTTTCATCGTCATTGTGACGGAGTGGCCCCCTGCATGGTTATTTGCTTGGGATCGCATGGAGAGATCAGTGGTGGCTATACAGACGTGGCCTGGGCTAAAACGAGTCGAAAAGGTGGTTATGTCCAATCCGAGCGGGCGTTTCTTTTTGCTCTAAATCCTGCGAATGGCGAACAGCCGGCTAGGTTcgacattttaaaaaaaccGTATGCTATCTGCTATCACCCTGA TTGCGGTCCCATTTTTGGAGCTGGAGCGGACCTCCTTATTTCCAGCAACTGTAATACCAACATGGACTCGTATTCAAACCTTCCGCATTCCTACGACGGAGCCAACGCTGCCCACTTGACGCTCTTTGGAGACTACAACTTTTCAATCAACGACTATGAGGTTTACACCCTAGCGTCGCCTTGTGGAAGTAGCACCAGTGGAACAAGTCACAGCAGTAGTCACAACCAGAACTTATCAGCAAGTGGCCAAGCTCCTGGGGTGCCATCAAAAGCAAAATACGATAGATACTGA
- the LOC108036709 gene encoding serine protease inhibitor 42Dd-like isoform X2 has product MKYLCLVLLATSVVGQFTEHLFRNWVQDQKSTNFIVSTLCVEVGMSMLLMGAEGNTKDELRRALVLPENKNEVAKIYDKLLTNLEKRKKVAMLHIANRLFVNDSYGINRNFNKLLKKSFRAEVEAIDLTDRSKAAWTISDWVLDQTLDSVKGTITPGDLRSGESAILVNAAFIKGYWKTRFEKRSTKLTTFHVSAAQKGLVHMMSCVGRFKMRTSDHDKIIELPFAYSNLSMIVVLPKSNGCLRRAEKTIERFSETLSEVQVHLQLPKFKIEFRTELVDTLKKMGIIDLFTNSSDLSGLLTETGTRVSQVVHKGFIEINEEGASAGAALAGTAQGLSEPIGRLSF; this is encoded by the exons ATGAAGTATCTTT GTTTGGTCCTATTGGCCACGTCAGTTGTAGGTCAGTTCACCGAGCATCTCTTCCGAAATTGGGTACAGGATCAGAAAAGTACTAACTTCATTGTCTCGACACTATGCGTCGAAGTTGGTATGAGCATGCTCCTCATGGGGGCGGAGGGAAACACAAAGGATGAGCTAAGGAGAGCACTGGTCCTTCCAGAAAACAAGAACGAAGTAGCCAAAATATACGACAAGCTTTTGACTAACCTCGAAAAGCGAAAGAAGGTGGCCATGCTCCACATTGCGAATCGTCTGTTCGTCAACGATTCCTATGGAATTAATAGAAACTTCAATAAGCTTCTGAAGAAGTCGTTCAGAGCGGAGGTAGAGGCGATCGATCTGACCGATCGATCGAAGGCAGCATGGACCATCAGCGATTGGGTGCTTGATCAGACCCTCGATAGCGTAAAAGGTACAATCACACCCGGCGACTTGAGATCCGGAGAAAGTGCGATCCTTGTGAACGCCGCTTTCATCAAGGGCTACTGGAAGACTAGGTTTGAAAAAAGGAGCACCAAACTCACGACATTCCATGTATCTGCTGCCCAGAAAGGGTTGGTGCACATGATGTCTTGTGTGGGTAGATTTAAGATGCGAACTTCGGACCATGACAAAATCATTGAGCTGCCTTTCGCCTACTCCAACCTTTCCATGATAGTCGTTCTACCCAAAAGTAATGGGTGTCTCAGAAGGGCAGAAAAaacaatcgaaaggttttccGAGACCCTAAGTGAAGTGCAAGTGCATTTGCAACTGCCCaaatttaaaatcgaatttCGCACAGAACTCGTCGATACTCTTAAAAAG ATGGGAATAATCGATCTCTTTACCAACTCCTCGGACCTCAGCGGCCTGCTGACGGAGACTGGTACCAGAGTTAGCCAAGTCGTGCACAAAGGCTTCATAGAGATCAACGAGGAGGGAGCCTCGGCTGGAGCAGCACTCGCAGGGACTGCGCAGGGTTTATCAG AGCCGATAGGCCGTTTGTCTTTTTAA
- the LOC108036709 gene encoding serine protease inhibitor 42Dd-like isoform X1 yields MKYLCLVLLATSVVGQFTEHLFRNWVQDQKSTNFIVSTLCVEVGMSMLLMGAEGNTKDELRRALVLPENKNEVAKIYDKLLTNLEKRKKVAMLHIANRLFVNDSYGINRNFNKLLKKSFRAEVEAIDLTDRSKAAWTISDWVLDQTLDSVKGTITPGDLRSGESAILVNAAFIKGYWKTRFEKRSTKLTTFHVSAAQKGLVHMMSCVGRFKMRTSDHDKIIELPFAYSNLSMIVVLPKSNGCLRRAEKTIERFSETLSEVQVHLQLPKFKIEFRTELVDTLKKMGIIDLFTNSSDLSGLLTETGTRVSQVVHKGFIEINEEGASAGAALAGTAQGLSDYPGSVYSFRADRPFVFLIRGKNTVYFRGRVVDPRSTS; encoded by the exons ATGAAGTATCTTT GTTTGGTCCTATTGGCCACGTCAGTTGTAGGTCAGTTCACCGAGCATCTCTTCCGAAATTGGGTACAGGATCAGAAAAGTACTAACTTCATTGTCTCGACACTATGCGTCGAAGTTGGTATGAGCATGCTCCTCATGGGGGCGGAGGGAAACACAAAGGATGAGCTAAGGAGAGCACTGGTCCTTCCAGAAAACAAGAACGAAGTAGCCAAAATATACGACAAGCTTTTGACTAACCTCGAAAAGCGAAAGAAGGTGGCCATGCTCCACATTGCGAATCGTCTGTTCGTCAACGATTCCTATGGAATTAATAGAAACTTCAATAAGCTTCTGAAGAAGTCGTTCAGAGCGGAGGTAGAGGCGATCGATCTGACCGATCGATCGAAGGCAGCATGGACCATCAGCGATTGGGTGCTTGATCAGACCCTCGATAGCGTAAAAGGTACAATCACACCCGGCGACTTGAGATCCGGAGAAAGTGCGATCCTTGTGAACGCCGCTTTCATCAAGGGCTACTGGAAGACTAGGTTTGAAAAAAGGAGCACCAAACTCACGACATTCCATGTATCTGCTGCCCAGAAAGGGTTGGTGCACATGATGTCTTGTGTGGGTAGATTTAAGATGCGAACTTCGGACCATGACAAAATCATTGAGCTGCCTTTCGCCTACTCCAACCTTTCCATGATAGTCGTTCTACCCAAAAGTAATGGGTGTCTCAGAAGGGCAGAAAAaacaatcgaaaggttttccGAGACCCTAAGTGAAGTGCAAGTGCATTTGCAACTGCCCaaatttaaaatcgaatttCGCACAGAACTCGTCGATACTCTTAAAAAG ATGGGAATAATCGATCTCTTTACCAACTCCTCGGACCTCAGCGGCCTGCTGACGGAGACTGGTACCAGAGTTAGCCAAGTCGTGCACAAAGGCTTCATAGAGATCAACGAGGAGGGAGCCTCGGCTGGAGCAGCACTCGCAGGGACTGCGCAGGGTTTATCAG ACTATCCGGGGTCGGTATATTCTTTTAGAGCCGATAGGCCGTTTGTCTTTTTAATTCGCGGTAAGAATACCGTTTACTTCCGGGGACGCGTCGTTGATCCACGGAGTACAtcttaa